The genomic interval gaagtccgtgctacagctggctaataggggagcatatcctatgcacacaggccctcgcgtgtacacaccgtgtacaccaattaaaatttatcacaaaaaattctaggaaaattcatacatgtactttcaatagtattacatctacgtgtaaagtcgcatcttcaaattcattctacatagagaataacaaaaaagataaaattctgacaaaattgcaaccttaaaactgtcagatttttttttgttacggctaaaatataatgaatttgacgttaagattttaaccctaggtgtaatacaattgaaaatatgtgtatgattttttctagtttttttggtaacattttttagttggtgtgcatgtgtgtatacgtgagggcctgtgtacATAGAATATGTTGCctagctaatagtctgctattgtatttGCTCTCAAAGGCTAGCAAGCTATTCGGTTGTGTTGCGAAGTCGAATCCAACATTTGTACTATGCTGTTGGGGCACCATTGCGTTCGATTTCTAGTATAGATCGATATTCTTTTTGGCTTAAAGATTATGTACAAATCTTCTCATATTCTGATCTTTGAATCTTGAAATTTTCTGTAGCAAAACTGAATAAAAACCTTAAACTGGCGTGGTGGTGTTGTGTTGATCACTCGCTCGGCCGTGTGCGCTTTATCCGTGCTGCCCAGGAAAACTCTTTTAATCACCGGGGTTTATACATGGCCTGACAAGCGTTCGCCATCTCCGCGACCAAACTCCATTGATTCATGGACAATACTGCTGCAACACTGACCACGTCTTATGGCTAATAAAGAACGGTCAAGAGCATCTTTTCTAGGTACCACGAGGTATTATGAGGTACGAGGTACCATGAGATATCAATCTAATCTAACCATTGGTTTAGCATGGATATGATCGGGCTAACAAAAATAAGGTCTCCTCTCTTCCATCTGCTCGTATCAGGTTGTCCGTGCCGGCTgtctgcgccgcgccgccgtcgcatcgAGCCCGCCACCGCCTGCTACCGTCGCGCGAATATGAGGTTGCTGTCGTGCATCGAGCCCGCCGTCGCGTGAAGATGCTTGAGCAATAGGAATTCTGAAGGAAGCTGAAGGTTGTCCAATCGAAGATGCTTGAGCAGTAGGAATTCTGCAAGAGATGGAAGTTTCTTCCAATTTATACAACTTCCCAATTCCCAAATCTAAGCTGATAAGATTTTTCACATAGGCTTTTGCAATCCAGTATGGGATTTTAGCACCAGCATAACCTGAAATCTTTAGGTTCTTCATATTAGAATTTGGCTCAAGGTTACCAAGAATGATTGAACAATCTTCTCTGCTGTTGGTGCCATCATCCTCTGACCATTCTAGAGATAATGAGCCGAGATGTTGTTTTTCCTTCAGCTTCACATTCTTGGCTTCGCATTCGAAGGTGCTTTAACTTTGCCAGTTTGCCCATAAAATCAGATGTGTGGAACAATACCGTTTTAAACAGATGCAAAGATCGTGCCCTTGGCCATATCTGACGCCCTCGACCACGGGGGCGGCCGGATCTGGTAACGAGGTGGCAGGAGTGGAGGCGctagggaaggggagggggagggctccataggatgaggaggagcggaggagacggcAGCCGACGACATCGGCGTTCGTGCTCGAACGCGAACGGAGGAGATGGAAGCCGGCAACCGGCGGCATCTGTTCACCGTCggtgggagagagaaggggaaagcGACATACCGTACGGGAGAGGCGGGGGAGATCGCTGGGTTGGGTGTTATTGCGAAATTACCATCTTACCGGCTAGGCTGGTCCTAGCTGATCCAGCAGCGTCTTCGGTCGCTGGGCCTGGAAACATGGGCCGGACCACAACGGGTAAAGGaggaggaaaaagtacacggaaggtccctcaacttgtcatcgagttataaAATCGTCCCCAACCATAAAACCATATATATGACATCTCTTAACTAAtaaaaaccggtcacaatagatccTTCGGTGATTTTGACCCCGGTTTGTTCTACGTGACGGCTGAATACAGGATGCCATATCGGCACacactctctctttcccctcttctctcccttcctctctcattTTTCCCCTGGGCATCGCtagatgccgccgccgctccgctccactcTACCGGCCGCTCGACTCGCGATCGTACGTCTGGCCGTTTGCGACGACAACGGGGTCGCGCATTAGATCGGGAGAGATTGGGCACCGGAAGTCCGACGGCGGTGCCGGGGCTCGATTTCTTGTATCAGCGACAGCACGCTCGCCTTCAGCGCCTGCTCCGCCTCCGGTGCCGGCGAGCACCGCCGGCACTGGCGCGACGCGAGGGCGAGGACGTCGAgcacgtcgtcggcgaggccCAGGCGCCCAGCTCGACGACCGGCAAGAGGTCGAGCAGCGTGGCCAGGTCGTGGTTGAGCTCCCGTAGCTCCGCCTCCATCTCGTCTGACTCCAGCAGCAGCCGCATCCGGCTTCGCACCGAGCAATCGGCGACGATCGCCTTGAACCAGGAGCACCTCCCGCAGGCACAGCGACGCCAACCGCGGCAactccccggcggcgccgcacaGCCTCGATATCTATATCAGCTCCCCTGCGGCGCCACACACTCATAATGCAAATGAAAACATTCAGTTCAGATCTATATCAGCTTTATCTGTCATGAATTCTCAGAAGCAGAACTGGCATGGTAAGCTGAAAGTTTGTTTCATCATTGCCAAACCGCCAAATCTAACAAAGTAAATCTAATGAACGAAAACACGAATATTTTAGAGGAAATATGATAACTGAATGTATCCATTACGCTGACACAGACCAATCACGAGCTCGAAGCATCATGACCTGCAACACTGAATGGCATGGTGGATCTAGCACAGTCATTGGGGATTCATTCTTCAAAGGATTCCAGTCCGACAAGCCCGGGGTTAGCACTGTGCATGAACAGAACAGATATAAACAGAGAAGAGTGAGATTTTTCTAAATCAGGGTACAAGAAAAGAAACTAGTCTGCATCAAGAAAAAATTGTACGCAAGCAACAATCGTATTGCCTACTGGAGCCATGGCAACAGAAATGATTTCTTGACGCGTCGATCTATCCCCTTCTTGCAAAGATGGTGACACCACAGAGATATTGGTTCCCCAACCTTAACAGGAGCAAGAGAGGACGATTCAAAACACACAGGAAAAAAACCATATACCATCgatccatgaaaaaaaaaatcaaattgaacATGTAGAAGGCAACATGAAAACACAGAccagaaagaaaagataaaccGCGGCACCCGCAGGTCATCCAACGCGGCCGCCAGTAGCTTAGACCGCCTCGAGATGGACGCGAACGAGGCGCGCAGGAATGGCGCGGGTGTGTCGACGGCGGACAGGTCGCGTGCCAGGCGGTGCAGCGACCGGAGCAGCTCCCTGTCGGACGGCCGCTCGcacgcctgccgccgccgcccgcccgctcgCTGCAGAGCTCGTCCGCTGCGCGCTCGCGGCCGCTGCCGCTCTGCTCGCtagcccgccgctgccgctccgctCGCTCGCCCGCCACTGCCGCTCTGCTCAGCCCGCCGCGCACTCGCTCGCtgccgctcccctcccctccgtcggccgccgcgTGCTCATCCGCCTCCTCGGGTCGTCTCCATCGACCTCCTACGCCATGTCCCGGCGCAGGCGGAGGCagcgccgccatcaccgccgccgcgtcgcccgtcgccggccgccgacgccctcctctcccgccggcgtcCTCCCCACCCGCTGACCAGCTTGCGCAGAgtggtgagagagagaaggaagggagagaagaggggtgTTGACGTGGACACCCTGACATGTAGGGCCATATGAGTCCCACGCTGACTAAGCAACCACGTCGGATAAAATCAGGGTTAAAAACACCTAAGATGTAaaatgaacggttttgtaagctGACGGATGTTGGTTTTGCGGGTTGGGAGACGATTttataactcgatgacaagttgagggaccttcggtgtactttttccaaaggAGGATGATCCGTTTGGGCGCATGCGAGATCTCAAGATGCATATGATGCGAGAACTCCAGGAAATGAGGAAATAGCGATAGAATTGGTCTCTGCATCCGTGATCCGTGCGTATCCCCTGTTCCACTGCACGGAAAGTTATCAGATGAGATTGGAGGCCGCTGTCATGTTGGATTCCTCTCTCATCACAACCGATCTACCCAGCCAGATGGCTCCATGAACGGCGACTCAGCCGGTAATCCCATGGCCGGCGGCTCATCAGCCGGTGATGTCGACCGGATCAGTGACCTTCCCGATGATCTGCTGCACCTCATCCTCTCATACGTGAGCGACGACGCGGCCGAGGTGACGCGCACGTCCGTGCTctcgcggcgatggcggcgcgtcTGGATTCATGCCCAGAAACTCTGCTTCGACGACGATCGGCAATCGAGATGGAGGAGGTTAGCCAACTTCGGTGGTTTCGTGGACTGGGCGTTCGCACAACGCGGCGATGCCGACATACAATCCGTCATCATCTTCATGTCCCGCCTCGACAGCGCGACGCCGGAGCAGGTCAACGAGTGGCTCCGCTACGCCGTGCGGCGCGTCGTCAAAACTTTCTGGTTCAATGCCTGCGATTCGACGCCGATCGGTGCGTGGTGGGCACCGCCACCGCGTGACCATGGCCACCAGCTGCCAACCGTCGAGTTGCCCAGCCATGGGAGGACGGCGTCCATCAACCTCAACCTGTCGTCCTACCCCTTCCGGCTCAAACTCCCGGCGTCCCCGGCGGCAAGGTACGAAGCGCTGACAGATCTGAGCCTCAGCTCAGCGTGGTTCGGCGAGGACgaggccgtcgccggccgccgcacccTCGCCGACTTCATCTCGTCCTGCTGCCCTCGCCTGCGTAagcagatcatcgatccgatgCGGTTGCCCCAGCTGGTGCTTCGTGCCGAGGCGCTCGAGGAGCTTATCGTTGCATCCACGCGAGATACGCAGACGATGGACGTGACGGCGCCCAACCTGCGCATCTTCGAACTCCACTACTTCAACAGCATGACATCAGTGACGAGCTATGGGGAAAGCATCGACTTGGTGGTCAGAATCACGGCACCGAGACTGGAGGAAATCGCCATAAACAACTCCACCCTGGAGATCGAGGACAACCTGGACCTGCGGATACATGGCCTGGCAAGCGTTCGCCGTCTCAAAAACCTCACTCTAGCGATGCATGGGCATAACTGCTGCAACACCGACTACGGCTTGTGGCTCCTAAACAACTGCCCTAACGTCGAGCACATCGATTTGAGACTTCGATACGAGATGCTCGCCACTCATGAGGTCGATGATCTGACGGACAATGGAGCACCTCGACTTTACAAAGCTAGGAGCATGGTCATCGACGCATGTGGATTGGATCAATATTTGGTCACAAGTGTGTGATCGTTGCTACTGATGTGCCCTGATCTAATATCACTTCGCATCTGTTTGAGAGGGTGGGGGTGAGCTCATTTCACTTctagtaatttatttaattagCACAATATAACAGCTCTATATATGCAAACTGCACCCCTCAAACACACCGGTAAGGCGTCGATCTGTACTGACGTTTTCTTTACTTGTATTTACTCTCCATCTACAGAGATCGATCATCCAAGGACCAAGATACACGGACGGACAATCGTAATATATCGTTGGAATTTCTGGAAGAGGTAAGATTAACTAGCTTCACAGGAACAGATGAGGAAATGGACCTCGTGAGATTGTTGTTCGGAAGCTCGAGTTCAATCAAGAGCATGACTATAAGTACCCCTGAAAAGGAGATAGCTGATACCTGTTCGGGAGACTTTTTGCTAGATTCTGACGACGACTATCCTTATTATCACCGACTGTTGAAAATTGCTCCACTAAGTCACCTCAGTCGTTGGCATTACAAGAGATTTGAATATACTTGGACGCGATATGCAACAGAGGACGCACGAGCGGTGGACGCTGAAGCCAATTCTCCCAGTCCAAGAACAGCGAGGGCTGTGAATAttggaaaaggaaagaaaaatcaaaGCTAGCTAGGGTCATTCTTCTGATTTTGATTGTTTAAGTTTGAATCCAAAATGAATATTTAGGACattcaaaatattaaataaaatttgagtTTTCaaattgtcagggttacggataatgtggagattatggttaccccatatctacatggcggttatattccagttggatatacggtaccaaatatagatagaatatctttatgaggactcgggttagattctaaacttgtatgtcaagaaaatacccgggatcctaataggttacgattgtattttatctgtaatcccatatggactgtactttgtaatacggatcccttcccctatataaggaggggtccgggttcctctcggggcgattcttttttccagtttatacaatcaataacacactcggtggaatcatccccggacaggagtagggtattacttcttgaataagaaggcctgaacctgtataaaatccttcgtctccaaacccatccattttcctagcttgatagccacccccttttattattgccgaaatcttgtttcgacagttggcgcgccaggtaggggtagcgtcaagttctcgcTGACTAAGTGCGATAGGTTTCATTTCTGGCATCaacgacttcgccttccctcccgggcaggcgttccggttcggcagcctcaacttcatcaccaacgacttcggcaagatctctctccttgattcggattcaaaccagtcggggagagaccaggtcctcgtgccgttcggtattccgaactcggccgaggcctactccaagattatctctcccgagtcggcttcaaaccactcggacgagatccaatttactcttccgcgaccagatcaagacgacgggtcctatccctcaatcctgatgaaacttcctgatgatttggccgctgtcttcagagtcaagacatctcccactcgaagatctaggcgagctccggcttcggccccgatccgatctagatccagggaggttggcgttatactccaacctcttgggacagtctcgacggaagagttggatggctacctcagctcccccggcgtcagttctcgaccaaccgagatctTCGACTACGATGAcgcccctcttcttcggcgtattcatggctgacaacgaaacggagaAACAGCGCCAAGCTcgagaagcggaccaagatcgcgcacggcaagaagctgaacgtcgccgactggaggaagagcgacagcgacaAGAGCGAGAAtgactacagcgtgagcaacaggatcgcgaacggattgcaaaggaggctgaagatcaacgacaacgcgccttggaatctgggtggcgagcgagagagctcattgggcaacaagacgtcgatgggacagcggtctttcgcaccccccagcagaacgcggttgcagcaatcactctcctcgacaccctcctcaaggaagacgcactcaaccaagctgatcatGTAGTCAACATCTTGAACAGACGAAAACCATGATTgctgcctcggttccagccaactccgcaagcacccgtaccccgactggtagccgagtccctcatcttcgatttcaagactatcaccagccaagcctcagcattgccAGCGCCAaatctagtcgcaggagcagggaaCATGATGAACGGTCCGTTCACTCGCCTCCCGAGTGATAtagggagcgccgagttgaacgACCACACTCCCCACATCGAAGACGCCCCATCGATCTTCGCGACACCATCAACTAGCGCCGCGCAGCAAGAGGCCATCATTCACCGGATCGCTACGTCGACGACGTGgacggagttgctgccttcacaagtgatctgcgtcgagtggattggccagccagctttaagccgactggaatcgagaaatatgacggcaccaccaaccctgagtcttggctcaccgtctatggtctcgcaatccgcgcagcaggaggagacatcAAAGCCATGGCGaactatctacctgtggccctagcggattctgcccggtcatggcttcacgggctaccccgcggcatgatcggatcatgggcagagctacgcgaccacttcatcgccaacttccaaggtaCCTTTGAATGccccggcacacagtttgatctctacaacgtcgttcagaagtctggagaatcccttcgagattacatccgacgtttctccgaacaacgcaacaagatctccgacatcacccacgacatcatcatcgccgccttcactaaaGGAATTCGCCACGAGGaactagtcggcaagttcggacgtaaacctcccaggacggttaagcagatgtttgaaaaagccaacgagtatgccaaagccgaagatgctattaccGCATCCAAACAGTCGGGCatcacttggaagccaaagaaggatacgccgaccgcaggagggagtggaagtaacaaccacaaggatcgcaagcgtaagcccgaagaacttgtggcgaccacctctccatcttcccgacaacgttcccgcgtcaacaccttcgacaagataatgaactcccaatgcccgcatcatcccaactccaaccacgtggccaaagattgcttcgtctacaaacagttcgcgGAGCAATACGTTAAGAACGCACGTAAACCGtcagacggagatcaaggcacatcaaagaagaaagatgatgaagacgatgccccgactggttttcaagatcatcgcaaagaacttaatcacatcttcggcggacccctggcttatgaatctaagagaaaacagaagctaacagaacgggagatcaatgcggttcagcctaacacgccccaatatcttcagtggtcagagatagcaattaagttcgaccgctcggatcatcccgaccgagtggtccacccggggcggtaccccctggtactagacccagtggttcgcaatgtcaagctccgacggactctcatcgacggtggcagcgcactcaacatccttttcgctaagaccctggacgatatgcagattcctcgcacagaattaaagccgagtaatgcacccttccactttgttatcccaggattgtcagctacaccactcggccagatcactcttccagttaccttcggcactcgggagaattttcgcacagaaaatgtttgtttcgaagttgctgatttcgagacagcatatcatgctatactcggacgaccggctctagccaaattcatggccgtcccacactacacctacatgatgatgaagatgcctggtcctcgaggggtcatatcactacggagcgacattaagcaagccgtcacatgtgacaaagaaagTCGAGATGGCCCAAACTCACGAGACTACTCTCGCCCGCaaagagatccgactggctgcgaccACGGCAAGCGAGGGAGAAGTGCTTGCAACCAAGTTGACGAAGACCGAAGAAAGTGATGCCAAGATGAAAAAGATTCCCttagatccctccgatcctgataagactgctgtaataggcgctgagttagattgtaaataggaaagcgcgctcatcaccattcttcagaataataaagatattttcgcgtggaaaccatccgatataCCTGGTATCCCCaaagaggtgattgagcactctttacatgttaaggaagacgccaaacccatcaagtaacgactccgccgttttgcataggacaggaaggatgcaatCAAGGAGGagttaaccaagctgttagcagcaggcttcattaaggaagtccttcatcccgactggctggctaacccagtcctggttcggaaaaagacggggcaatggcgcatgtgtgtcgattataccgacctcaacaaatcttgtcccaaagacccttttgagttacctcgcattgaccaggtggttgactcaacggccggctgcgagttactcagcttcttggactgttactcgggatatcatcagatccgactaaaagaatccgactgcttgaagacctcgtttattacgccctttggggcctactgctacatcaccatgccctttggattgaagaacgccggagcaacctatcaacgcatgattcaaagatgtttttcaactcagatcggtcgcaatgttgaagcttatgttgatgatgtagtcgtcaagaccaagcagaaggatgacatGATTGcagatttagaagaaacttttacaagcattcgtgctttcaagatgaaactaaacccggaaaagtgcatcttcggagtaccgtcagggaagttgctcggatttatggtatctcaaagaggcatacaggccaacccggagaaaatcaacaccatcctcaacatgaaaccgccaagctcccaaaaagacgtccaaaaactgactggttgcatggcggcgctcagctggttcgtttcacgactcggcgagcgggggatgcccttcttcaagctgttgaagaagactgacaatttccagtggggacccgaggcacaaaaagcctttgaagacttcaagaaacttctcaccactccaccagttttggtcTCGCCACGtccacaagagccgctactgttatatgtgtcggcaacctcccaggttgtgagtacggtcctggttgtcgagcgcgaagaggaaggccatattcaaaaagtccaacgtccaatttattttgttagcaagattttagccgactccaagataagatatcctcaggttcaaaagttattatatggtgtcttaattaccgtcaggaaattatctcactactttcaaagtcactcggtcacggtggtcacatcgtttccactcggagatatacttcataatcgcgaagcaaatggacggattgcgaagtgggcctcagagttgatgtctttggacatatcgttcaagccacgaacttcgatcaaatcacaagctttagctgatttccttgccgagtggaccAAGTGCCAAGAAGATatgccagaggaaaagatggaacattggactatgcattttgatgggtcgaagagacttacaggcactggagctggggtcgtcttgatttccccgactggagaaagattgagctacgtattgtggatagaTTTTTTTGCGTCCCATAAC from Oryza glaberrima chromosome 3, OglaRS2, whole genome shotgun sequence carries:
- the LOC127768611 gene encoding F-box/LRR-repeat protein 13-like, whose product is MNGDSAGNPMAGGSSAGDVDRISDLPDDLLHLILSYVSDDAAEVTRTSVLSRRWRRVWIHAQKLCFDDDRQSRWRRLANFGGFVDWAFAQRGDADIQSVIIFMSRLDSATPEQVNEWLRYAVRRVVKTFWFNACDSTPIGAWWAPPPRDHGHQLPTVELPSHGRTASINLNLSSYPFRLKLPASPAARYEALTDLSLSSAWFGEDEAVAGRRTLADFISSCCPRLRKQIIDPMRLPQLVLRAEALEELIVASTRDTQTMDVTAPNLRIFELHYFNSMTSVTSYGESIDLVVRITAPRLEEIAINNSTLEIEDNLDLRIHGLASVRRLKNLTLAMHGHNCCNTDYGLWLLNNCPNVEHIDLRLRYEMLATHEVDDLTDNGAPRLYKARSMVIDACGLDQYLVTSV
- the LOC127765710 gene encoding uncharacterized protein LOC127765710 gives rise to the protein MAALPPPAPGHGVGGRWRRPEEADEHAAADGGEGSGSERVRGGLSRAAVAGERAERQRRASEQSGSGRERAADELCSERAGGGGRRASGRPTGSCSGRCTAWHATCPPSTHPRHSCAPRSRPSRGGLSYWRPRWMTCGCRGLSFLSGWGTNISVVSPSLQEGDRSTRQEIISVAMAPVVLTPGLSDWNPLKNESPMTVLDPPCHSVLQVMMLRARDWGADIDIEAVRRRRGVAAVGVAVPAGGAPGSRRSSPIARCEAGCGCCWSQTRWRRSYGSSTTTWPRCSTSCRSSSWAPGPRRRRARRPRPRVAPVPAVLAGTGGGAGAEGERAVADTRNRAPAPPSDFRCPISPDLMRDPVVVANGQTYDRESSGR